Proteins co-encoded in one candidate division WOR-3 bacterium genomic window:
- a CDS encoding transposase encodes MARIARVVAAEVPHHVVQRGNRRQPVFFSTADYKAYLRLMAAWCGQQGVEVWAYCLMTNHVHLIVVPGSEQGLARAIGEA; translated from the coding sequence ATGGCGAGAATAGCGCGTGTAGTGGCGGCAGAAGTTCCGCATCACGTGGTCCAGCGCGGGAACCGGCGGCAGCCGGTCTTCTTCAGCACTGCGGACTACAAAGCGTATCTGCGACTGATGGCCGCCTGGTGCGGACAGCAGGGCGTGGAAGTCTGGGCCTACTGCCTGATGACCAATCACGTGCATCTGATCGTTGTGCCCGGCAGTGAGCAGGGGCTGGCCCGGGCGATCGGCGAGGCTC
- a CDS encoding exo-alpha-sialidase, with protein sequence MREYNSGDHRLSIVAALREWATSWVQVYEFQDIWDGTGQTAYPRRDGYSVSSPCIAAGPYYKQVAACQTVSPAKTWCAADVLGDDDNDWQYFNHLTPDGKYTDPPEVAIDGQYYSGYDWVYVAHRAEGDNDPSWLYCSRSTNGGYSFYDMTTIESSGEPVCPSLGVNGSGTVYCSFQDQDDDFDDVWFKKSTNNGGNWSDGVNLTPGIYQEGWSPCLAASGSMVFVCWNDDLLSKPLAKVKYRWSSDGGSTWNPDPTTNPPEEPEVIEVWSSVSHTNLNAVMIPGGTWGPSKPFWHVLLVAKGGDYVNSNIATFTVLKRGVLTASGIEVWDRDLGLSPVCFFGSFADYFPSVCGVSDSYDTLAACVWSDPGRSIYVAKGKWEHWSDVQPYPVHADGIGRRLAITPDGIPFYVAPRPPYVITGPVFGSYTVPLLADCGYQPALAMDGDTARWIAYTRDDTVWCVAGEDGHKAVFAGSSSAVPGQPSIVCYPNQANGVYVGSVVFPVYDTAGAASKIMYARVDTGGVVLDTIESVANLGDSLPCVSVYQSDTLVVTWQHGDSTLASMLCDYGPGTSGQVPAWSSPNLVAANGYHAMSRFDDNGTVLNVVWTRKNGSNYAIQRATCDLSTSLFGNWSQMVYFGDTILNFLDLESARP encoded by the coding sequence ATGCGCGAATATAACAGCGGCGATCACCGTCTCTCAATCGTCGCAGCGCTCCGTGAATGGGCGACCTCGTGGGTGCAAGTGTACGAATTTCAGGACATCTGGGATGGAACCGGACAGACCGCGTACCCCCGGAGGGACGGCTATTCTGTCAGCTCCCCGTGCATTGCTGCCGGGCCCTACTACAAGCAGGTCGCTGCTTGCCAGACCGTCAGCCCTGCGAAGACGTGGTGTGCGGCGGATGTGCTGGGTGATGACGATAACGACTGGCAGTACTTCAACCATCTCACTCCCGATGGAAAGTACACCGACCCCCCGGAAGTGGCAATTGACGGCCAGTATTACAGTGGCTACGACTGGGTGTATGTCGCCCATCGGGCCGAGGGTGACAACGACCCCTCATGGCTCTATTGCAGTCGATCCACAAACGGTGGCTACAGCTTCTATGACATGACCACGATCGAGAGCAGCGGCGAACCCGTGTGCCCATCTCTGGGCGTCAACGGCTCCGGAACCGTCTACTGCTCATTTCAGGACCAGGACGACGACTTCGACGACGTCTGGTTCAAGAAGTCTACCAACAACGGTGGGAATTGGAGCGACGGGGTCAATCTGACCCCGGGGATATACCAGGAAGGCTGGAGTCCTTGCCTCGCTGCCAGTGGCTCGATGGTCTTCGTGTGCTGGAATGACGACTTGTTGAGTAAGCCTCTGGCCAAAGTCAAGTACCGCTGGTCATCGGACGGCGGCAGCACCTGGAATCCGGACCCGACAACCAATCCCCCTGAGGAACCGGAGGTCATTGAGGTCTGGTCTAGCGTGTCGCACACAAACCTCAACGCTGTCATGATACCGGGCGGGACCTGGGGGCCATCCAAGCCGTTCTGGCACGTGCTCCTGGTCGCTAAGGGTGGCGACTACGTGAACTCGAACATAGCGACTTTCACAGTCCTGAAGCGCGGGGTCCTCACGGCGAGCGGAATCGAAGTCTGGGATCGCGACCTAGGCTTGTCGCCGGTATGCTTCTTCGGATCGTTCGCCGATTACTTCCCATCGGTCTGCGGCGTATCTGATAGCTACGACACGCTCGCTGCCTGCGTTTGGTCCGACCCTGGCCGCAGCATCTACGTTGCGAAAGGCAAGTGGGAACATTGGAGTGATGTCCAACCCTATCCGGTCCACGCCGACGGCATCGGCAGACGTCTGGCGATCACTCCCGACGGCATCCCGTTCTACGTAGCGCCAAGGCCGCCGTACGTGATCACAGGCCCGGTGTTCGGTTCGTACACCGTGCCACTGCTGGCGGACTGTGGCTATCAGCCCGCACTCGCGATGGACGGCGATACGGCACGATGGATTGCCTACACACGTGACGACACGGTCTGGTGTGTAGCGGGAGAGGATGGCCACAAGGCGGTCTTCGCTGGCTCCAGTTCTGCCGTGCCGGGGCAGCCGTCGATCGTCTGTTACCCGAATCAAGCCAATGGCGTCTACGTCGGTAGCGTCGTGTTCCCGGTCTACGACACGGCTGGCGCTGCTTCGAAGATCATGTATGCTCGCGTCGACACCGGCGGGGTTGTGCTTGATACGATAGAGAGCGTAGCCAACCTCGGTGACAGCCTGCCTTGTGTGTCAGTCTATCAGTCTGATACGCTGGTGGTCACATGGCAGCATGGGGACTCCACTTTGGCCTCGATGCTCTGCGACTACGGGCCGGGCACATCGGGTCAGGTCCCTGCGTGGTCAAGCCCGAATCTCGTAGCCGCGAACGGCTATCACGCCATGAGCCGGTTCGACGACAACGGCACGGTGCTCAACGTCGTCTGGACCCGGAAGAACGGCAGCAACTACGCCATCCAGCGCGCCACCTGCGACCTGTCCACCTCCCTGTTCGGCAACTGGTCACAGATGGTGTATTTCGGGGACACAATACTTAATTTTCTTGACCTCGAGTCGGCGAGGCCGTAG